In Marivivens aquimaris, one genomic interval encodes:
- the murA gene encoding UDP-N-acetylglucosamine 1-carboxyvinyltransferase codes for MDSILVKGGKPLSGQIAIAGAKNAALALMPATLLSEEPLTLTNTPRLSDIKTMTQLLQSLGAEVSSLQDGKVVAMSSHDLTSTRAEYDIVRKMRASNLVLGPLLARYGHATVSLPGGCAIGARPMDIHISALEALGAEIELKEGYLHAKTNGGLKGGIVKLRFASVGATENVLMAATLAKGTTVIENAAREPEIVDLARCLKKMGAQIEGEGTSRIEIQGVDRLGGATHPVVTDRIELGTYMLAPVIAGGEVECLGGKLELVESFVEKLEEAGITVEETEAGLKVRCEAGRAKAVNVTTEPFPGFPTDLQAQMMAMLCLADGTSVLEEKIFENRFMHAPELGRMGANIEVHGGTATVHGVEKMKGAQVMATDLRASVSLILAGLAAEGETQVNRVYHLDRGYENVEEKLGGVGAQIERIKEQ; via the coding sequence ATGGATTCCATTTTGGTAAAGGGCGGTAAGCCGCTAAGCGGACAAATCGCTATCGCGGGGGCCAAGAATGCCGCGCTCGCTCTGATGCCGGCCACTCTGCTGAGTGAAGAGCCGCTGACGCTGACGAACACGCCGCGTTTGTCCGACATCAAGACAATGACCCAGCTTCTTCAATCGCTTGGCGCTGAAGTGTCGTCGCTGCAGGACGGCAAGGTTGTTGCCATGTCCTCGCACGATCTTACGTCGACCCGCGCGGAATATGACATTGTTCGCAAGATGCGCGCCTCAAATCTCGTGCTTGGTCCGCTGCTGGCGCGTTACGGACACGCCACGGTTTCGCTGCCGGGCGGCTGTGCAATCGGTGCGCGTCCGATGGACATCCACATCTCGGCTCTCGAAGCGCTGGGCGCAGAGATCGAACTGAAAGAAGGCTACCTCCACGCCAAAACCAACGGCGGTCTGAAGGGCGGTATCGTGAAGCTGCGATTCGCTTCTGTCGGCGCGACCGAGAACGTTCTGATGGCTGCAACGCTCGCCAAGGGCACCACGGTCATCGAAAACGCGGCCCGCGAGCCCGAAATCGTCGACCTTGCCCGCTGTCTGAAAAAAATGGGCGCCCAGATCGAAGGCGAGGGCACCAGCCGCATCGAAATTCAGGGCGTCGACCGTCTGGGCGGCGCGACCCATCCCGTTGTCACCGACCGTATTGAGCTCGGCACCTATATGCTGGCCCCCGTCATCGCGGGCGGCGAGGTCGAATGCCTTGGCGGTAAACTGGAGCTGGTGGAATCCTTCGTTGAGAAACTGGAAGAAGCTGGAATCACCGTCGAAGAAACCGAAGCGGGCCTCAAGGTGCGCTGCGAAGCGGGCCGTGCGAAGGCCGTCAACGTGACGACCGAGCCGTTCCCCGGTTTCCCGACCGACCTTCAGGCGCAGATGATGGCGATGCTCTGCTTGGCTGACGGTACTTCGGTGCTGGAAGAAAAGATCTTTGAAAACCGCTTCATGCACGCGCCGGAACTGGGCCGCATGGGGGCGAACATCGAAGTCCACGGCGGCACCGCGACCGTTCACGGCGTCGAAAAAATGAAGGGCGCTCAGGTCATGGCGACCGACCTGCGTGCGTCTGTTTCGCTGATCCTCGCCGGTCTGGCTGCCGAAGGTGAAACCCAAGTGAATCGCGTCTACCACCTCGACCGTGGTTACGAGAACGTCGAAGAAAAGCTCGGCGGGGTTGGCGCACAGATCGAACGGATCAAGGAACAATGA
- a CDS encoding DUF1178 family protein, translating to MIRYTLKCDHDHSFESWFQSADAFDKLQSAGMVACTACGSTKVSKSLMAPSVRTETAKEKPTLTAPATPQEEALTKLRKHVEANSEYVGMKFADEARKMHDGDTPERPIYGEAKPQDAIKLIEDGVPVMPLPFAPRKQTN from the coding sequence ATGATCCGCTACACGCTCAAATGTGACCACGACCACAGCTTTGAAAGCTGGTTCCAGTCCGCCGATGCGTTCGACAAACTCCAGTCGGCCGGCATGGTGGCCTGCACCGCTTGCGGGTCGACCAAGGTCTCCAAATCACTGATGGCCCCCTCCGTGCGCACCGAAACCGCCAAGGAAAAGCCTACGCTCACCGCACCTGCCACCCCGCAGGAAGAGGCGCTGACCAAGCTGCGCAAGCATGTCGAGGCCAATTCGGAATACGTTGGAATGAAGTTCGCCGACGAGGCCCGCAAGATGCACGACGGCGACACGCCCGAGCGTCCGATCTACGGCGAGGCAAAGCCGCAGGACGCGATCAAACTGATCGAAGACGGCGTTCCGGTCATGCCGCTGCCATTCGCACCCCGAAAACAGACAAACTAG
- a CDS encoding acetoin utilization protein AcuC has protein sequence MTLPFPQMLGSEIYRGSSYGAWHPLRVPRVSTVMDLTRAMGWLPRERFITSPRAKPAALTVFHTPDYIAALQAAEAAQEVSGEVRETYNIGTPSNPVFTEMYRRPATGAGASLLAGELLRNGGVLHSPGGGTHHAFADRANGFCFLNDPVLAIMSLRRNGATRVAYVDIDAHHCDGVEAAFRNEPDVLLISTHEENRWPRTGALDDVGVGQVFNLPLPRGAHDDDMAFALNEMILPVVQAFKPDAIVVQCGSDAITEDPQSRLAMSNNAHISVVDALRHLTPRYLVLGGGGYNPWSVGRCWSAVWATLNGFEIPDVLPDEAQEVLRGLVWHGLHRIKQPEPQWITTMRDSWRGGEISDETRTRAAVLAGRGI, from the coding sequence ATGACTTTGCCGTTCCCGCAGATGCTGGGATCAGAGATTTACCGTGGCTCGTCCTATGGTGCGTGGCACCCGTTGCGGGTGCCGCGCGTGTCGACCGTGATGGACCTGACGCGCGCGATGGGCTGGCTGCCGCGCGAGCGTTTTATCACCAGCCCCCGCGCCAAACCCGCCGCGCTGACCGTATTCCACACGCCCGACTATATTGCTGCCCTGCAAGCGGCAGAGGCCGCGCAGGAGGTGTCGGGCGAAGTGCGCGAGACCTACAACATCGGTACGCCGTCGAACCCCGTTTTCACCGAAATGTACCGCAGACCCGCAACGGGGGCAGGGGCGTCGCTGCTCGCGGGGGAGCTTTTGCGGAATGGCGGCGTGCTGCATTCACCTGGCGGCGGGACGCACCATGCCTTCGCCGATCGCGCCAACGGGTTCTGTTTTCTGAACGATCCGGTGCTGGCGATCATGTCGCTGCGCAGAAACGGCGCGACCCGAGTGGCGTATGTGGACATCGACGCGCACCATTGCGACGGGGTGGAGGCCGCGTTCCGCAACGAGCCGGACGTGCTGCTGATCTCCACCCACGAAGAAAACCGCTGGCCGCGCACGGGTGCGCTGGATGATGTCGGGGTGGGGCAGGTGTTCAATCTACCGCTGCCGCGCGGCGCGCATGACGACGACATGGCCTTTGCGCTGAACGAGATGATCCTGCCGGTCGTACAGGCGTTCAAGCCGGACGCGATTGTGGTGCAATGCGGATCTGATGCGATCACCGAAGACCCGCAATCACGGCTGGCGATGTCGAATAATGCACATATCAGCGTGGTCGATGCCCTACGCCACCTCACGCCGCGTTACCTCGTGCTTGGCGGTGGCGGCTATAATCCGTGGTCGGTGGGCCGATGTTGGAGCGCGGTCTGGGCGACGCTGAACGGCTTTGAAATCCCCGATGTGTTGCCAGATGAGGCGCAGGAGGTTCTGCGAGGCCTCGTGTGGCATGGCCTTCATCGGATCAAGCAGCCCGAACCACAGTGGATCACGACCATGCGCGATAGCTGGCGGGGCGGAGAAATCAGTGACGAAACGAGAACCCGCGCCGCCGTTCTGGCAGGGCGCGGGATCTAA
- the ptsP gene encoding phosphoenolpyruvate--protein phosphotransferase yields MAERFETDSRKMLVRLRDTMAEDSAGQTRLDKIVHLIATSMQTEVCSIYLFRDSDTLELCATEGLQEEAVHNTRLRLGEGLVGRVARSRQVINTADAPAEKGFRYMPETGEERYSSFCGVPIQRLGSVLGVLVVQSKDARQFSSDEVYALEVVAMVLAEMTELGAFIGDSDALSARHQQPIMFRGVLGQEGAVEGNVYLHEPRVVVTNPIAEDIDRELERLQAGVDQLRISVDEMLNTTTTVNAEQVQVLEAYRMFANSKSWRRRMEEDVKSGLSAEAAVEKEQSLARSRLNQSGDAYLRERLHDLDDLSNRLLRILTGQGKETGAEMPENPVLIARNIGPGELLEYGKSLKGIVLEEGSVGSHAAVVARAWAIPLVINARNITTEALNGDVILVDGDQGVVHLRPDENVQKAFQDKIAMQARAQERYASIRDLPATALCGNTINLSMNAGLMADLPSLPSSGAEGVGLFRTELQFLIRNQMPKRAELSALYARVMDAAQGKRVVFRTLDIGSDKVLPYMKPNDEPNPAMGWRAIRVGLDKPGVLQMQLQALLRASNGRPLSVMFPFVAQMTEFQEARAELDKMVEREIILGHPVPEKIEVGAMLETPSLAFAPDAFFEQVDFLSIGGNDLKQFFFAADRENERVRRRYDTLNCSFLSLIEMIVQRCEKAGKPVSFCGEDAGRPIEAICLAAIGLRSLSMRPASIGPVKHLLRRVNLNDAKDVIYESRERGDQSVRESITNWLAYGG; encoded by the coding sequence ATGGCCGAACGGTTCGAGACTGACAGCCGCAAAATGCTGGTTCGTCTACGCGATACTATGGCAGAGGATAGCGCGGGCCAGACACGGCTCGACAAGATCGTGCACCTCATCGCGACCTCGATGCAGACCGAAGTGTGCTCCATCTACCTTTTCCGCGATTCAGACACGCTTGAGCTTTGCGCGACCGAAGGTCTGCAAGAAGAAGCCGTGCACAATACCCGCCTGCGCCTCGGCGAGGGTCTCGTCGGCCGCGTTGCGCGCTCCCGCCAAGTCATCAATACAGCCGACGCCCCTGCCGAGAAGGGTTTCCGCTACATGCCGGAAACGGGCGAAGAACGCTATTCGTCGTTCTGCGGTGTGCCGATCCAGCGTCTTGGTTCGGTGCTCGGCGTTCTGGTCGTGCAGTCGAAAGATGCCCGCCAGTTTTCGTCCGATGAAGTCTACGCGCTCGAAGTCGTCGCGATGGTTCTGGCCGAGATGACAGAGCTTGGCGCGTTTATCGGTGATAGCGACGCTCTTTCCGCCCGCCATCAGCAGCCGATCATGTTCCGCGGCGTTCTGGGTCAGGAAGGCGCGGTCGAAGGCAACGTCTACCTTCACGAGCCGCGCGTCGTCGTCACCAACCCGATTGCCGAAGACATCGACCGCGAACTTGAGCGCCTTCAGGCTGGTGTCGATCAGCTACGCATTTCGGTCGACGAAATGCTCAACACCACGACCACCGTGAACGCCGAACAGGTGCAGGTGCTCGAAGCCTACCGCATGTTCGCCAACTCCAAGAGCTGGCGTCGCCGGATGGAAGAGGACGTCAAAAGCGGCCTCTCCGCCGAAGCTGCGGTTGAGAAAGAACAGTCGCTGGCCCGCTCCCGTCTGAACCAGTCGGGCGATGCCTATCTGCGTGAACGTCTGCACGACCTCGACGACCTGTCGAACCGCCTGCTGCGCATCCTTACCGGTCAGGGCAAGGAAACCGGCGCAGAGATGCCCGAGAACCCCGTTCTCATTGCCCGCAATATCGGTCCGGGCGAGTTGCTGGAATACGGTAAATCGCTGAAGGGCATTGTCCTCGAAGAAGGCAGCGTCGGTTCGCACGCTGCTGTAGTGGCCCGCGCTTGGGCGATCCCGCTAGTCATCAATGCTCGCAACATCACGACCGAAGCGCTGAACGGCGACGTGATCCTTGTCGATGGGGATCAGGGTGTCGTCCACCTTCGCCCCGATGAGAACGTCCAGAAGGCGTTCCAAGACAAGATTGCGATGCAGGCCCGCGCGCAGGAGCGTTACGCGTCGATCCGCGACCTGCCTGCCACGGCGCTGTGTGGCAATACAATCAATCTGAGCATGAACGCGGGTCTGATGGCCGACTTGCCGTCATTGCCCAGTTCGGGTGCCGAGGGCGTTGGCCTCTTCCGCACCGAGCTTCAGTTCCTGATCCGCAACCAGATGCCCAAACGCGCCGAGCTTTCCGCGCTCTACGCCCGCGTCATGGATGCGGCCCAAGGTAAGCGCGTGGTGTTCCGCACGCTCGACATCGGTTCGGACAAGGTGCTGCCCTACATGAAGCCGAACGACGAGCCGAACCCCGCGATGGGTTGGCGCGCGATCCGCGTGGGCCTCGATAAGCCTGGTGTTCTCCAGATGCAGCTTCAGGCGCTCTTGCGTGCATCCAACGGGCGTCCGCTGTCTGTGATGTTCCCCTTCGTCGCCCAGATGACCGAATTCCAGGAAGCCCGCGCCGAACTGGACAAAATGGTCGAACGCGAAATTATCCTCGGCCATCCCGTGCCGGAAAAGATCGAAGTCGGCGCGATGCTGGAAACACCCAGCCTCGCCTTCGCACCCGATGCGTTCTTTGAACAGGTGGATTTCCTGTCCATCGGTGGCAACGACCTCAAGCAGTTCTTCTTCGCTGCCGACCGCGAAAACGAACGTGTGCGACGCCGCTATGACACGCTCAATTGCAGCTTCCTGTCGCTGATCGAAATGATCGTGCAGCGCTGTGAAAAGGCCGGAAAGCCCGTGTCGTTCTGTGGTGAGGATGCCGGCCGCCCGATCGAGGCGATCTGCCTTGCCGCCATCGGTCTGCGCAGCCTGTCGATGCGCCCCGCGTCCATCGGTCCGGTGAAGCACTTGCTCCGCCGCGTGAACCTCAATGACGCAAAAGACGTGATTTATGAATCGCGCGAGCGCGGAGACCAGTCGGTCCGCGAGTCGATCACGAACTGGTTGGCTTACGGCGGTTGA
- a CDS encoding aspartate kinase, whose amino-acid sequence MPTLVMKFGGTSVANLDRIARAAKRVSLEVAKGYDVIVIVSAMSGKTNELVGWVNETSPLYDAREYDAVVSSGENVTAGLMALRLQEMDIPARSWQGWQVPLLTNGAHGSARIEDIPTDNINKKFGEGMRVAVVAGFQGLSPEGRITTLGRGGSDTTAVAFAAAFGAERCDIYTDVDGVYTTDPRITSKARKLDKIAFEEMLELASLGAKVLQTRSVELAMRYNVKLRVLSSFEEPSDDAGTLVCAEEQIMESNVVSGVAYSREEAKMTLVTIQDKPGIAASIFGPLADAGVNVDMIVQNISEQNYQGHAGGVTDMTFSCPIEQRARAEKALNDAKEKGLIEFDRLEADTEVAKVSVVGIGMRSHAGVAAKMFDVLSKEGINIKVIATSEIKISVLIDRKYMELAVQALHDAFELDKA is encoded by the coding sequence ATGCCGACGCTTGTCATGAAATTCGGCGGGACTTCGGTCGCCAATCTCGACCGCATTGCCCGCGCTGCAAAACGTGTCTCGCTCGAGGTCGCCAAAGGCTATGACGTCATCGTCATCGTCTCGGCCATGTCGGGCAAAACAAACGAACTCGTCGGCTGGGTAAATGAGACCTCGCCGCTGTACGACGCTCGCGAATACGACGCTGTCGTCTCGTCGGGCGAAAACGTGACCGCCGGTCTGATGGCGCTCCGTCTTCAGGAAATGGACATCCCCGCGCGTAGCTGGCAGGGTTGGCAGGTTCCGCTGCTGACCAACGGCGCGCACGGTTCGGCGCGGATCGAAGATATCCCGACCGACAACATCAACAAGAAATTCGGCGAAGGTATGCGTGTCGCCGTGGTTGCCGGTTTCCAGGGCCTGTCGCCCGAAGGCCGCATCACCACGCTGGGTCGCGGCGGCTCGGACACCACCGCCGTTGCATTCGCTGCTGCCTTCGGCGCAGAGCGTTGCGACATCTACACCGATGTGGACGGCGTTTACACGACCGACCCGCGCATCACGTCGAAGGCCCGCAAGCTCGACAAGATCGCTTTCGAAGAAATGCTGGAACTGGCCTCGCTCGGTGCGAAGGTTCTGCAAACCCGTTCGGTCGAACTGGCCATGCGCTATAACGTTAAGCTGCGCGTGCTGAGCTCGTTCGAAGAACCGTCAGATGATGCAGGCACGCTGGTCTGCGCAGAGGAGCAAATCATGGAATCCAACGTCGTTTCCGGTGTCGCCTATTCCCGCGAAGAAGCGAAAATGACCCTCGTCACCATTCAGGACAAGCCGGGCATCGCTGCGTCGATCTTCGGTCCGCTGGCGGACGCAGGTGTGAACGTGGACATGATCGTCCAGAACATCTCGGAGCAGAATTATCAGGGCCACGCCGGCGGCGTGACCGATATGACCTTCTCCTGCCCGATCGAGCAGCGCGCCCGCGCCGAAAAGGCTCTGAACGACGCCAAGGAAAAGGGCCTGATCGAGTTCGATCGCCTCGAAGCAGATACCGAAGTCGCCAAGGTTTCGGTCGTTGGCATCGGCATGCGCAGCCACGCAGGTGTTGCTGCCAAGATGTTCGACGTGCTGTCCAAGGAAGGCATCAACATCAAGGTCATCGCAACTTCGGAGATCAAAATCTCGGTTCTGATCGACCGCAAATACATGGAACTGGCTGTTCAAGCGCTGCACGACGCGTTCGAGCTCGACAAAGCCTGA
- a CDS encoding UPF0262 family protein, which yields MSRISHIELDDSNLPPPTPEVEQERKVAMFDLLEDNSFDLPAKDGKVDGPYKLALSIRERRLVFDIRNEAGDPASEIHLALGPFRQVVKDYFQICASYFDAVKTASPSQIETIDMARRGIHNEGANILQERLDGKCEVDHDTARRLFTLICVLHFGG from the coding sequence ATGAGCCGTATCAGCCACATCGAACTCGACGATTCGAACCTGCCGCCTCCCACTCCCGAAGTGGAGCAGGAACGGAAGGTTGCGATGTTCGACCTTCTGGAAGACAACAGCTTTGATCTGCCTGCCAAGGACGGCAAGGTGGATGGGCCGTACAAGCTCGCGCTGTCGATCCGCGAACGCCGCCTTGTGTTCGATATCCGTAACGAGGCAGGCGATCCGGCGTCGGAAATCCACCTCGCGCTAGGGCCGTTCCGTCAGGTCGTCAAAGACTATTTCCAGATTTGCGCCAGCTACTTCGATGCTGTGAAGACCGCATCCCCGAGCCAGATCGAAACCATCGACATGGCCCGCCGCGGTATCCACAACGAGGGCGCCAACATCCTGCAAGAGCGGCTGGATGGTAAATGTGAGGTCGACCACGACACCGCCCGCCGCCTGTTTACCCTGATCTGCGTTCTGCACTTCGGGGGCTGA
- a CDS encoding methyl-accepting chemotaxis protein: MKLPLARKLPLLIIALTFASALLVGGLSFSRMQAQMARDAQDRLAGTVEMMSETISREMKSYFSALTILATDSSLQSAVGTFTFSLNSTDDPEGLLGLVRQDMREAYITNNPFPELERHKLMLHAETDMYGRTHGQWHPWISTIAQTMDLADILLVDAMGNVAYSYAKRDDFGGNINDDDLTNTGLAQAVRKALTAPQPEYDGGPKTVPMYFSEFEPYPKAMSVLQAFAASPLYDRNDRLMGAVVIAVGDNYLQTIMDGATGLEVDSQTLLVNDEGRTVFLSGDIITDEGATVRMHPQDEHVLGAAAGDTGTALFTNRQGVKLLSAWTPVEIGGIAYGLAVSNEYSEVMAGAQTLGWIILATTLIIAAATGVVGWLIARSIVRPLQTISHDLDEISNTRDLTRRTTINTDDEIGRSAGAVDRLLGFFDETLTAVRGSTEELSSASGTMLEAAQALASNSEVQSSAVEELSSSVNQTASQVSVNADSAKTANELMMGAAKVVDDGKRKVSTMVDAMDAINASSLDIEKIIKVIDEIAFQTNLLALNAAVEAARAGQHGRGFAVVAQEVRNLAGRSAKAARETGELIEKSRQHVRNGVEISADTSESFEVISQNITKVGGLIKDISKASAEQARGVDQVNEAILDISRTARLSSQQADTFATTASQLRSTNELLRQEIAKFRVSAEPVAAAVTIVGDFEEIPAKPVVVDEPYVEDSDFDSFDAPALPAPANTVPEDVAPDQEHPSGHDPDSDSRGYGTF; the protein is encoded by the coding sequence ATGAAATTACCGCTCGCGCGTAAGCTCCCATTGCTCATCATTGCCCTGACCTTTGCATCCGCATTGCTGGTCGGCGGCCTGTCCTTTTCGCGCATGCAGGCGCAGATGGCCCGCGACGCGCAGGACCGCCTCGCTGGCACGGTCGAGATGATGAGCGAAACGATCAGCCGAGAGATGAAATCCTATTTCTCCGCGTTGACGATTCTGGCGACCGATTCCAGCCTCCAGTCTGCCGTGGGGACCTTTACGTTCTCGCTCAACAGCACAGATGACCCCGAGGGCCTGCTTGGTCTCGTCCGTCAGGACATGCGCGAAGCCTATATCACGAATAACCCCTTCCCCGAATTGGAGCGTCATAAGCTGATGCTTCACGCCGAAACGGATATGTACGGACGCACCCACGGCCAATGGCATCCGTGGATTTCGACCATCGCGCAAACCATGGACCTCGCCGATATCCTGCTGGTCGATGCCATGGGTAACGTCGCCTATTCATACGCAAAGCGCGACGACTTCGGCGGCAACATCAACGACGACGATCTGACGAACACCGGCCTCGCACAAGCGGTCCGCAAAGCGCTCACCGCGCCCCAGCCGGAGTACGACGGCGGTCCGAAAACCGTCCCGATGTATTTCAGCGAATTCGAGCCCTACCCCAAAGCCATGTCTGTCCTTCAGGCCTTCGCGGCCTCCCCGCTTTATGACCGGAACGACCGGCTGATGGGCGCCGTCGTCATTGCGGTTGGCGACAACTATCTGCAAACCATCATGGACGGCGCAACCGGACTTGAGGTGGACAGCCAGACCCTGCTAGTGAACGACGAAGGCCGCACCGTGTTCCTGTCGGGTGACATCATCACCGATGAAGGCGCGACGGTCCGGATGCACCCGCAGGACGAACATGTCCTCGGCGCAGCAGCAGGAGATACGGGCACGGCGCTCTTCACCAACCGTCAGGGCGTAAAGCTGCTGTCCGCCTGGACGCCTGTCGAAATCGGCGGCATCGCTTATGGCCTTGCTGTGAGTAACGAATATTCCGAAGTCATGGCCGGCGCGCAGACACTCGGCTGGATCATTCTTGCGACGACCCTGATTATCGCTGCCGCCACTGGCGTTGTCGGCTGGCTGATCGCGCGGTCCATCGTGAGGCCGCTCCAGACGATCTCGCATGATCTGGACGAGATCTCGAACACCCGCGACCTCACCCGCCGCACGACCATCAACACCGATGACGAGATCGGACGCAGCGCTGGCGCCGTCGACCGTTTGCTCGGTTTCTTCGATGAGACGCTGACCGCCGTCCGCGGCAGCACCGAAGAACTTAGCTCCGCGTCGGGCACCATGCTCGAAGCTGCGCAGGCGCTGGCCTCGAACTCCGAAGTGCAGTCATCCGCCGTTGAAGAACTGTCCAGCTCGGTCAACCAGACCGCCTCGCAGGTGTCGGTCAACGCCGACTCGGCCAAGACCGCGAACGAATTGATGATGGGCGCGGCCAAGGTCGTCGACGACGGCAAGCGCAAGGTGTCGACGATGGTCGACGCAATGGACGCGATCAACGCCTCCTCGCTCGACATCGAGAAAATCATCAAGGTCATCGACGAAATCGCGTTCCAGACCAACCTTCTGGCGCTCAACGCCGCAGTCGAAGCCGCCCGCGCAGGCCAGCACGGTCGCGGCTTTGCCGTGGTCGCCCAAGAGGTCCGCAACCTCGCCGGACGTTCGGCCAAAGCCGCCCGCGAAACAGGCGAACTGATCGAGAAGAGCCGTCAGCACGTGCGCAATGGCGTCGAAATCTCTGCCGACACCAGCGAGTCGTTCGAGGTCATCAGCCAGAACATCACGAAGGTCGGCGGCCTGATCAAAGACATCAGCAAAGCCAGCGCAGAGCAGGCCCGCGGCGTCGATCAGGTCAACGAGGCGATCCTCGACATCAGCCGCACCGCGCGCCTGTCGAGCCAGCAGGCCGACACTTTCGCGACCACAGCGAGCCAGCTCAGGAGCACGAACGAACTGCTCCGTCAGGAAATCGCGAAGTTCCGCGTCTCCGCCGAGCCCGTTGCTGCCGCCGTCACCATCGTCGGCGACTTCGAGGAAATTCCCGCCAAACCGGTCGTTGTCGACGAACCCTATGTCGAGGATTCGGACTTCGACAGCTTCGATGCGCCTGCCCTGCCCGCGCCCGCCAATACCGTTCCCGAAGATGTCGCGCCCGATCAGGAGCACCCCTCGGGCCACGATCCGGACTCGGATTCGCGCGGCTACGGCACGTTCTAA
- a CDS encoding DUF2948 family protein, whose translation MTEDARFEDGGEAPLRLMAVDAEDLQVVSALTQDAVFPANEIGWYPAERRFAILINRFRWEDLDAAQKRGRQVERVQSVLMFQCVMNVQSQDVPQRDADTVLSILSIDWKAGEDGAGSILLNLAGDGVIKLDVEAIEIMLKDVTRPYIAPSHQAPSHPE comes from the coding sequence ATGACCGAAGACGCCCGTTTCGAAGACGGCGGCGAGGCTCCTCTCCGCCTGATGGCAGTCGATGCCGAAGACCTTCAGGTCGTATCGGCGCTGACGCAGGACGCGGTTTTCCCCGCTAATGAAATCGGTTGGTATCCAGCGGAGCGGCGCTTTGCCATTCTGATCAACCGTTTCCGCTGGGAAGACCTCGATGCCGCGCAGAAACGCGGGCGTCAGGTCGAGCGGGTGCAGTCGGTCCTCATGTTCCAGTGCGTGATGAACGTGCAAAGTCAGGACGTCCCGCAACGTGATGCGGACACGGTTCTGTCGATCCTATCGATCGACTGGAAAGCGGGCGAGGACGGCGCAGGATCGATTCTGCTGAACCTCGCTGGCGACGGTGTCATCAAGCTCGATGTTGAAGCGATCGAGATCATGCTCAAGGACGTCACGCGCCCCTATATCGCGCCGTCCCATCAGGCACCGAGCCATCCCGAATAA
- the hisD gene encoding histidinol dehydrogenase, which yields MPQFLDTTDAGFEDAFVALLGMKREDSPDVDAVVADIIADVRKRGDAAVLELTAKFDRMELTADKLRFSEAEIEEIIQQVSDEERAALELAAERIRAYHERQMPEDARWEDAAGASLGWRWSAVSAAGLYVPGGLASYPSSVLMNAIPAKVAGVERLAIVVPTPDGVANPLVLLAAKIAGVDEVYRIGGAQAVAALAYGTETIAPVDKITGPGNAFVAAAKRRVFGKVGIDMIAGPSEILVIADKHNNPDWIALDLMSQAEHDESAQSILITDDADFGRAVADAVDKRLETLERRAIAGASWRDFGAVITVKDMDEAAALSDRIAPEHLELCVEDADALSEKVTHAGAIFIGGWTPEAIGDYVGGPNHVLPTARSARFSSGLSVMDFLKRTTLARMTPDALRAIGPAAERLAKSESLEAHGLSVRARLDKLNG from the coding sequence ATGCCCCAATTTCTCGATACGACTGATGCAGGTTTCGAAGACGCCTTTGTGGCGCTGTTGGGAATGAAGCGTGAGGACAGCCCCGATGTGGACGCTGTCGTTGCCGACATCATTGCGGACGTGCGCAAGCGCGGCGATGCGGCGGTGCTGGAGCTGACCGCGAAGTTCGATCGCATGGAGCTGACCGCAGACAAGCTGCGGTTCTCCGAAGCCGAGATCGAAGAGATCATCCAGCAGGTATCGGACGAAGAACGCGCCGCGCTTGAACTCGCCGCCGAACGCATCCGCGCCTACCACGAACGCCAGATGCCCGAAGATGCACGCTGGGAAGATGCCGCAGGTGCCTCGCTCGGGTGGCGCTGGTCGGCTGTGTCTGCTGCGGGTCTTTATGTGCCCGGTGGCCTCGCGTCCTATCCGTCGTCGGTTCTGATGAACGCCATTCCTGCCAAGGTTGCGGGCGTCGAGCGTCTGGCCATCGTCGTGCCGACCCCCGACGGCGTGGCGAACCCGCTGGTTCTGCTGGCTGCGAAGATCGCTGGCGTTGACGAAGTGTACCGCATTGGCGGTGCGCAGGCCGTTGCTGCACTGGCCTATGGCACCGAAACCATCGCGCCTGTCGATAAGATCACCGGTCCGGGCAACGCATTCGTGGCTGCCGCCAAGCGCCGCGTGTTTGGCAAGGTCGGCATCGACATGATCGCAGGCCCGTCGGAAATCCTCGTGATCGCCGACAAACACAACAACCCCGACTGGATTGCGCTCGATTTGATGTCGCAGGCCGAACACGACGAATCCGCGCAGTCGATCCTGATCACCGATGACGCCGACTTTGGCCGCGCTGTTGCCGATGCCGTGGACAAACGCCTTGAAACGCTGGAGCGCCGCGCGATTGCGGGCGCGAGCTGGCGCGATTTCGGGGCGGTGATCACTGTCAAAGACATGGATGAGGCCGCTGCGCTGTCCGACCGCATCGCGCCCGAGCACCTCGAGCTTTGTGTCGAGGATGCCGACGCGCTATCCGAAAAAGTCACCCACGCCGGTGCGATCTTCATCGGCGGTTGGACGCCCGAGGCTATCGGCGACTACGTTGGCGGCCCGAACCACGTTCTGCCGACCGCCCGCTCGGCGCGTTTCTCGTCTGGTCTGTCCGTTATGGACTTCCTCAAGCGCACGACGCTGGCCCGCATGACCCCCGACGCCCTTCGCGCGATCGGTCCGGCGGCGGAGCGTCTGGCGAAGTCCGAGAGCCTCGAAGCTCACGGATTGAGCGTTCGCGCCCGCCTCGACAAACTGAACGGCTAA